TAACACCAGTTTACTGTTGATGTCGGCGTATGTATATGTATATACAACTAGTGGCCGTCGCGCCAGAAACTTGCCGGCGACCGTCAAAAATTCCTGAATGCGCGCCATCGCCGCGCCGCATTCGTCGTTACATCAACAGTGGAATACTGCCATGCCTGCTTATTTTGCCCCACGCGCTTTGCTCCCTGAAGGCTGGGCGCATAACGTCCGGCTGGACGTCGATGCGCAAGGTTATCTGACACAAGTTACTGCCAACGCTGAACCGCAAGGCTGCACCCGGCTGCACGGCGACGCGGTGCCGGGCATGCCGAACCTGCACTCCCATGCTTTCCAGCGCGCGATGGCCGGGTTGGCGGAAGTGGCGGGTAACCCGCAGGACAGCTTCTGGACCTGGCGCGATCTGATGTACCGCCTGGTGCAGCGCCTGACGCCGGAGCAGGTGGAAGTAGTCGCCCGTCAACTGTATATCGAAATGCTCAAGGGCGGATACACCCAGGTGGCCGAATTCCACTACCTGCATCACGACGCCGACGGTAAGCCTTACGCCGATCGCGGTGAAATGACCGGCCGCCTCAGCGAGGCCGCGCATCAGGCCGGTATCGGCATGACGATGCTGCCGGTGCTGTACAGCTACGCCGGTTTCGGCGCACAGCCGGCACAGCCGGGACAGAAACGTTTTATCCAGGATACCGAAAGCTACCTGCACCAGCAGCAGGTGATTGCCCGTCAGTTGGCGGATCGTCCGTTGCAGAATCAGGGGCTGTGTTTCCACTCGCTGCGTGCGGTGGAGCTGGGCCAGATGCAGCAGATTTTGGCCGCGTCGGATCGCACCTTGCCGGTGCATATTCATATCGCCGAGCAGCAAAAAGAGGTGAACGACTGCCTGGCGTGGAGCGGGCAGCGCCCGGTGGCCTGGCTGTATGACCATCTGCCGGTGGATCAGCGTTGGTGTCTGGTGCATGCCACCCACCTGGATCGCGATGAGCTGGAAGCGCTGGCGCGCAGCCGCGCGGTGGCCGGCTTGTGCCTGACGACCGAAGCCAACCTCGGTGACGGTATTTTCCCCGGCGACGCTTACCTGCAGCAGCAGGGGCGCTGGGGCATCGGTTCCGACAGCCACGTTTCGCTCAACGTGGTGGAAGAGCTGCGCTGGTTTGAATATGGTCAGCGGCTGCGCGATCAGCGCCGCAACCGACTGACAACGCCGGAACAGTCGGCGGTGGGCGATGTGCTGTATCAGCAGGCGCTGCAGGGCGGCGCACAGGCGTGCGGCGCGCCGATTGGCCGCTTGCAGAGCGGCTATCGCGCTGACTGGTTGGTGCTGGACGGCGACGATCCGTATCTGGCGGCGGCGCCGGATGCTTCGATCCTCAACCGTTGGCTGTTTGCCGGCGGAAAAGAGCAAATTCGCGACGTGTTCGTCGGCGGCCGGCAGGTGATCGAGCAGGGTCGGCACGCGCTGCAGCAGCAGAGCAGCGCCGAGTTCCTGCAGGTGCTGAAAACCTTTCAGCAGGAGGCGTAATGAGCCTGACCCGTTTTAACTTCGCCGCGCTGCCGGTCAGTCCGTGGCGCAACGGCGGTGGTGAAACCCGTGAAATCGTCAGCTGGCCGCCGGGTGCGCAGGATTTTGACTGGCGCGCCAGCATCGCTACCATCGCGCAGGACGGGCCGTTTTCCGCCTTTACGGGCATCGATCGCTCGATCACCTTGCTGGAGGGCGACGGTGTGCGGCTGTTCAGCGCCGGGCATATCGACCATCAGTTGGCTCGCGTCGGGGAACCGTTCGCGTTTTCCGGCGACGTGGCGCTGGAGGCGACGCTGCTGGGTGGCGCCAGCCAGGATTTCAACATCATGACGCGCCGCGGCCGGCAGGTGGCCGAGGTGCGGCGCAGCACGGCGCCCGTCACTTTGCCATCCAAGCGGGCGGGCGT
The sequence above is drawn from the Serratia sp. FDAARGOS_506 genome and encodes:
- a CDS encoding formimidoylglutamate deiminase, with product MPAYFAPRALLPEGWAHNVRLDVDAQGYLTQVTANAEPQGCTRLHGDAVPGMPNLHSHAFQRAMAGLAEVAGNPQDSFWTWRDLMYRLVQRLTPEQVEVVARQLYIEMLKGGYTQVAEFHYLHHDADGKPYADRGEMTGRLSEAAHQAGIGMTMLPVLYSYAGFGAQPAQPGQKRFIQDTESYLHQQQVIARQLADRPLQNQGLCFHSLRAVELGQMQQILAASDRTLPVHIHIAEQQKEVNDCLAWSGQRPVAWLYDHLPVDQRWCLVHATHLDRDELEALARSRAVAGLCLTTEANLGDGIFPGDAYLQQQGRWGIGSDSHVSLNVVEELRWFEYGQRLRDQRRNRLTTPEQSAVGDVLYQQALQGGAQACGAPIGRLQSGYRADWLVLDGDDPYLAAAPDASILNRWLFAGGKEQIRDVFVGGRQVIEQGRHALQQQSSAEFLQVLKTFQQEA
- a CDS encoding HutD family protein: MSLTRFNFAALPVSPWRNGGGETREIVSWPPGAQDFDWRASIATIAQDGPFSAFTGIDRSITLLEGDGVRLFSAGHIDHQLARVGEPFAFSGDVALEATLLGGASQDFNIMTRRGRQVAEVRRSTAPVTLPSKRAGVLYVLSGVWSLPGGGELRAREGVWWTAAGGEVAPLTEDGAILWANITAC